The following coding sequences lie in one Rutidosis leptorrhynchoides isolate AG116_Rl617_1_P2 chromosome 6, CSIRO_AGI_Rlap_v1, whole genome shotgun sequence genomic window:
- the LOC139855053 gene encoding uncharacterized protein → MYADPCRRLVTFSVSGRVYFKISPWKGVIRLGKRGKLAPRYIWPFPISEVLNDQTVVLDLRSELAGIHNTFNVCYLRKCKVRDETQIIPLVDLKVDLNKKLVEEPIRVVDRKVIKLRKKQFLMVLIEWKQSLASNITWETEYLMKTRYPHLFDQDKILRMESL, encoded by the coding sequence atgtatgccgaTCCGTGTAGACGTCTGGTAACCTTTAGTGTGAGTGGTCGTGTGTATTTCAAaatttcaccgtggaaaggggttatcagattaggTAAACGTGGTAAGCTTGCACCAAGATACATTTGGCCGTTCCCGATCAGTGAGGTTTTGAACGACCAGACAGTTGTGTTAGACCTTCGATCAGAGTTAGCGggtattcataataccttcaatGTGTGCTATTTGCGTAAGTGTAAGGTCAGGGATGAGACACAGATCATACCATTAGTAGACTTAAAGGTTGATTTGAATAAAAAATTGGTTGAGGAGCCAattcgtgtagttgaccgaaaagtCATAAAGTTGAGAAAGAAACAATTTCTGATGGTATTGATAGAGTGGAAACAAAGTTTGGCGTCTAATATTACATGGGAGACAGAATATTTGATGAAGACtcgttaccctcatttgtttgaccaggACAAGATTTTGAggatggaatctctttaa